The [Eubacterium] eligens ATCC 27750 genome segment ATCATTAACTATAATCTCTGAAACCTCTGCCTGTCTTATATGCAGATGTTCAGTATTCTCAAGAACATTTCTCATTCTTCTGCTATAATCAGACTTGTCAGCCTGTGCGCGGAGCGAATGAACCGCAGGGCCTTTTGATGCATTTAACATCTTTGACTGTATAAATGTAGCATCAATGTTCTTTCCCATCTCTCCACCAAGAGCATCTATTTCTCTTACAAGATGTCCCTTAGAACTTCCTCCTATATTAGGATTACAAGGCATCATTGCTATACTTTCAACGCTTACTGTAAATATAATTGTTTCAAGTCCCATTCTTGCAGCAGCAAGGGCAGCCTCACAACCTGCGTGACCAGCACCTACTACAACTACATCATATTCTTCTCTAATATTAGGCATATTACTTCTCCTTATCAACCTGCATTACTTACCCATACAGAACTTTGAGAAAATTCTGTTGGCGAGGTCATCTTCAATCTCCTCTCCTATTATAAGACCAAGATTCTCATATGCAGCCATTAAATCAATAGTAAGGAAATCTTCACTTACCATGTTATCAATTCCATCAAGTACAAGCTTTAAGCTGTTCTCAGCCTTCTTTAAAAGTTCTTTATGTCTTGTACTTGTAATATATACATCTTCATTAAACTTAACTTCACCGTTAAAGAACATATTCTTAACAGTTTCCTCAAGTTCTTCAATTCCTGTCTCCTGCTTTGCAGATATAGTAACTGTCTCACAATTGATTATTTTCTTAATATCTTCTGCTGTTGTAACCTGTGCAAGATCAGCTTTATTAAGTATTACAAGAACCTTCTTATCCTTGATAAGTTCCATAATCTCGTAGTCATTATCATCAAGTGACCTTGAAGAATCAACCACATATATTACAAGGTCTGCAACTTCTGCAAGCTTCTTAGCCTTATTAACACCAATGCTTTCAACAACATCATCAGTTTTTCTGATTCCTGCAGTATCAATAAGATTAAGAGTAACTCCCGACAGATTAATCATTTCCTCAAGAGTATCTCTTGTAGTTCCTTCTATATCAGTAACTATTGCTCTCTCTTCTCTTGCAAGTACATTAAGCAGGCTTGACTTTCCTGCATTAGTTTTCCCCAAAATGACGGTACGCACGCCATCATGCATAATTCTGCCATTGTCGCATGTTTTTAACAAGTTATCCACATTATTAAGACAGTTTTCCACATCATTTTTAAGGTTATTTACATTAGCATCTATATCAAAATGTTCAGGATCATCAAGTGCAGCTTCAATAAATGCAACATTATTTAATATAATCTCTCTTATGTTCTTAATCTTTTCAGATAACTTACCATCTAACTGATTAACAGATGATTTCAATGCGTAGTCATTCTTTGCATTAATAATATCAATAACAGCCTCCGCCTGTGACAGGTCAATTCTTCCATTAAGAAATGCCCTCTTTGTAAATTCACCAGGCTCTGCAAGCCTTGCTCCAGCGTTAAGTACCGCCTCCAGCACCTTCTTAGTAACAAGAATACCTCCATGACAGTCAATCTCAACAATATTCTCTTTTGTATATGTGTTAGGAGATTTCATTACAATCACAAGTGCTTCATCAATTTCATTCCCGTTATCACATATATTTCCAAAATGTACTGTATGACTCTGCACATTTGCAAGCTTAATATTCTTTTTTGACTTAAAAACTTTATCTCCAATAATTATTGCATCAGGACCGCTTATTCTTACAATACTAATTCCACCGCTTGACACTGTACTTGTAGATATAGCTGCTATTGTATCCTCCATTTCCATCCTCCATATAAAAAATGCTGTGATAATAATACCACAGCATTTAATAAAATCATATATCTAATTATCTGTTATATCTGTTATTATTCTCTCTTTCAAGATAAACAACAACATGTC includes the following:
- the mnmE gene encoding tRNA uridine-5-carboxymethylaminomethyl(34) synthesis GTPase MnmE, whose product is MEMEDTIAAISTSTVSSGGISIVRISGPDAIIIGDKVFKSKKNIKLANVQSHTVHFGNICDNGNEIDEALVIVMKSPNTYTKENIVEIDCHGGILVTKKVLEAVLNAGARLAEPGEFTKRAFLNGRIDLSQAEAVIDIINAKNDYALKSSVNQLDGKLSEKIKNIREIILNNVAFIEAALDDPEHFDIDANVNNLKNDVENCLNNVDNLLKTCDNGRIMHDGVRTVILGKTNAGKSSLLNVLAREERAIVTDIEGTTRDTLEEMINLSGVTLNLIDTAGIRKTDDVVESIGVNKAKKLAEVADLVIYVVDSSRSLDDNDYEIMELIKDKKVLVILNKADLAQVTTAEDIKKIINCETVTISAKQETGIEELEETVKNMFFNGEVKFNEDVYITSTRHKELLKKAENSLKLVLDGIDNMVSEDFLTIDLMAAYENLGLIIGEEIEDDLANRIFSKFCMGK